A single genomic interval of Cucumis sativus cultivar 9930 chromosome 5, Cucumber_9930_V3, whole genome shotgun sequence harbors:
- the LOC101222713 gene encoding homeobox-leucine zipper protein HOX3 isoform X4 produces the protein MAILPTSTSRLDLSISVPGFNSFSSALPPSVGRDLDMNKAPDEEEWMMGTMEEDEEINNNGSNNPRKKLRLTKEQSHLLEQSFRQNHTLNPKQKETLAEVLKLKPRQIEVWFQNRRARSKLKQTEMECEYLKRWFGLLTEQNKRLQKEVEELRAMKVAPPTVISPHSSEPLPASNLTMCPRCERVTTTTLDKTRIVV, from the exons ATGGCAATTTTACCCACCAGCACTTCAAGATTGGACCTCTCCATCTCTGTACCAGGcttcaattcattttcatcagcACTCCCTCCATCTG TAGGGAGAGATTTGGACATGAACAAAGCTCCAGATGAAGAGGAATGGATGATGGGAACtatggaagaagatgaagaaattaataacaatGGAAGCAATAATCCAAGGAAGAAACTACGTTTAACAAAGGAACAATCACATCTTCTTGAACAAAGCTTTAGACAAAACCATACCTTAAACCCA aAACAGAAGGAGACTTTGGcagaagtgttgaagttgaaacCAAGGCAGATTGAAGTTTGGTTTCAGAATCGAAGGGCCAG GAGCAAGTTAAAACAAACGGAGATGGAATGTGAGTATCTAAAGAGATGGTTCGGGCTATTAACAGAACAAAACAAGAGACTACAAAAGGAGGTGGAGGAGCTAAGAGCAATGAAGGTGGCGCCCCCGACGGTGATTTCACCGCACAGCTCCGAGCCGCTGCCGGCGTCGAATCTCACAATGTGCCCACGCTGTGAGCGCGTGACAACCACCACCCTCGACAAGACCCGGATCGTCGTTTAA
- the LOC101222713 gene encoding homeobox-leucine zipper protein HOX3 isoform X3, translating into MAILPTSTSRLDLSISVPGFNSFSSALPPSVGRDLDMNKAPDEEEWMMGTMEEDEEINNNGSNNPRKKLRLTKEQSHLLEQSFRQNHTLNPKETLAEVLKLKPRQIEVWFQNRRARWYEMIRSKLKQTEMECEYLKRWFGLLTEQNKRLQKEVEELRAMKVAPPTVISPHSSEPLPASNLTMCPRCERVTTTTLDKTRIVV; encoded by the exons ATGGCAATTTTACCCACCAGCACTTCAAGATTGGACCTCTCCATCTCTGTACCAGGcttcaattcattttcatcagcACTCCCTCCATCTG TAGGGAGAGATTTGGACATGAACAAAGCTCCAGATGAAGAGGAATGGATGATGGGAACtatggaagaagatgaagaaattaataacaatGGAAGCAATAATCCAAGGAAGAAACTACGTTTAACAAAGGAACAATCACATCTTCTTGAACAAAGCTTTAGACAAAACCATACCTTAAACCCA AAGGAGACTTTGGcagaagtgttgaagttgaaacCAAGGCAGATTGAAGTTTGGTTTCAGAATCGAAGGGCCAG ATGGTATGAAATGATTAGGAGCAAGTTAAAACAAACGGAGATGGAATGTGAGTATCTAAAGAGATGGTTCGGGCTATTAACAGAACAAAACAAGAGACTACAAAAGGAGGTGGAGGAGCTAAGAGCAATGAAGGTGGCGCCCCCGACGGTGATTTCACCGCACAGCTCCGAGCCGCTGCCGGCGTCGAATCTCACAATGTGCCCACGCTGTGAGCGCGTGACAACCACCACCCTCGACAAGACCCGGATCGTCGTTTAA
- the LOC101222713 gene encoding homeobox-leucine zipper protein HOX3 isoform X5 — protein sequence MAILPTSTSRLDLSISVPGFNSFSSALPPSGRDLDMNKAPDEEEWMMGTMEEDEEINNNGSNNPRKKLRLTKEQSHLLEQSFRQNHTLNPKQKETLAEVLKLKPRQIEVWFQNRRARSKLKQTEMECEYLKRWFGLLTEQNKRLQKEVEELRAMKVAPPTVISPHSSEPLPASNLTMCPRCERVTTTTLDKTRIVV from the exons ATGGCAATTTTACCCACCAGCACTTCAAGATTGGACCTCTCCATCTCTGTACCAGGcttcaattcattttcatcagcACTCCCTCCATCTG GGAGAGATTTGGACATGAACAAAGCTCCAGATGAAGAGGAATGGATGATGGGAACtatggaagaagatgaagaaattaataacaatGGAAGCAATAATCCAAGGAAGAAACTACGTTTAACAAAGGAACAATCACATCTTCTTGAACAAAGCTTTAGACAAAACCATACCTTAAACCCA aAACAGAAGGAGACTTTGGcagaagtgttgaagttgaaacCAAGGCAGATTGAAGTTTGGTTTCAGAATCGAAGGGCCAG GAGCAAGTTAAAACAAACGGAGATGGAATGTGAGTATCTAAAGAGATGGTTCGGGCTATTAACAGAACAAAACAAGAGACTACAAAAGGAGGTGGAGGAGCTAAGAGCAATGAAGGTGGCGCCCCCGACGGTGATTTCACCGCACAGCTCCGAGCCGCTGCCGGCGTCGAATCTCACAATGTGCCCACGCTGTGAGCGCGTGACAACCACCACCCTCGACAAGACCCGGATCGTCGTTTAA
- the LOC101222713 gene encoding homeobox-leucine zipper protein HOX3 isoform X6, translating to MAILPTSTSRLDLSISVPGFNSFSSALPPSVGRDLDMNKAPDEEEWMMGTMEEDEEINNNGSNNPRKKLRLTKEQSHLLEQSFRQNHTLNPKETLAEVLKLKPRQIEVWFQNRRARSKLKQTEMECEYLKRWFGLLTEQNKRLQKEVEELRAMKVAPPTVISPHSSEPLPASNLTMCPRCERVTTTTLDKTRIVV from the exons ATGGCAATTTTACCCACCAGCACTTCAAGATTGGACCTCTCCATCTCTGTACCAGGcttcaattcattttcatcagcACTCCCTCCATCTG TAGGGAGAGATTTGGACATGAACAAAGCTCCAGATGAAGAGGAATGGATGATGGGAACtatggaagaagatgaagaaattaataacaatGGAAGCAATAATCCAAGGAAGAAACTACGTTTAACAAAGGAACAATCACATCTTCTTGAACAAAGCTTTAGACAAAACCATACCTTAAACCCA AAGGAGACTTTGGcagaagtgttgaagttgaaacCAAGGCAGATTGAAGTTTGGTTTCAGAATCGAAGGGCCAG GAGCAAGTTAAAACAAACGGAGATGGAATGTGAGTATCTAAAGAGATGGTTCGGGCTATTAACAGAACAAAACAAGAGACTACAAAAGGAGGTGGAGGAGCTAAGAGCAATGAAGGTGGCGCCCCCGACGGTGATTTCACCGCACAGCTCCGAGCCGCTGCCGGCGTCGAATCTCACAATGTGCCCACGCTGTGAGCGCGTGACAACCACCACCCTCGACAAGACCCGGATCGTCGTTTAA
- the LOC101222713 gene encoding homeobox-leucine zipper protein ATHB-17 isoform X7 → MAILPTSTSRLDLSISVPGFNSFSSALPPSVGRDLDMNKAPDEEEWMMGTMEEDEEINNNGSNNPRKKLRLTKEQSHLLEQSFRQNHTLNPKQKETLAEVLKLKPRQIEVWFQNRRARTKQETTKGGGGAKSNEGGAPDGDFTAQLRAAAGVESHNVPTL, encoded by the exons ATGGCAATTTTACCCACCAGCACTTCAAGATTGGACCTCTCCATCTCTGTACCAGGcttcaattcattttcatcagcACTCCCTCCATCTG TAGGGAGAGATTTGGACATGAACAAAGCTCCAGATGAAGAGGAATGGATGATGGGAACtatggaagaagatgaagaaattaataacaatGGAAGCAATAATCCAAGGAAGAAACTACGTTTAACAAAGGAACAATCACATCTTCTTGAACAAAGCTTTAGACAAAACCATACCTTAAACCCA aAACAGAAGGAGACTTTGGcagaagtgttgaagttgaaacCAAGGCAGATTGAAGTTTGGTTTCAGAATCGAAGGGCCAG AACAAAACAAGAGACTACAAAAGGAGGTGGAGGAGCTAAGAGCAATGAAGGTGGCGCCCCCGACGGTGATTTCACCGCACAGCTCCGAGCCGCTGCCGGCGTCGAATCTCACAATGTGCCCACGCTGTGA
- the LOC101222713 gene encoding homeobox-leucine zipper protein HOX3 isoform X2 has translation MAILPTSTSRLDLSISVPGFNSFSSALPPSGRDLDMNKAPDEEEWMMGTMEEDEEINNNGSNNPRKKLRLTKEQSHLLEQSFRQNHTLNPKQKETLAEVLKLKPRQIEVWFQNRRARWYEMIRSKLKQTEMECEYLKRWFGLLTEQNKRLQKEVEELRAMKVAPPTVISPHSSEPLPASNLTMCPRCERVTTTTLDKTRIVV, from the exons ATGGCAATTTTACCCACCAGCACTTCAAGATTGGACCTCTCCATCTCTGTACCAGGcttcaattcattttcatcagcACTCCCTCCATCTG GGAGAGATTTGGACATGAACAAAGCTCCAGATGAAGAGGAATGGATGATGGGAACtatggaagaagatgaagaaattaataacaatGGAAGCAATAATCCAAGGAAGAAACTACGTTTAACAAAGGAACAATCACATCTTCTTGAACAAAGCTTTAGACAAAACCATACCTTAAACCCA aAACAGAAGGAGACTTTGGcagaagtgttgaagttgaaacCAAGGCAGATTGAAGTTTGGTTTCAGAATCGAAGGGCCAG ATGGTATGAAATGATTAGGAGCAAGTTAAAACAAACGGAGATGGAATGTGAGTATCTAAAGAGATGGTTCGGGCTATTAACAGAACAAAACAAGAGACTACAAAAGGAGGTGGAGGAGCTAAGAGCAATGAAGGTGGCGCCCCCGACGGTGATTTCACCGCACAGCTCCGAGCCGCTGCCGGCGTCGAATCTCACAATGTGCCCACGCTGTGAGCGCGTGACAACCACCACCCTCGACAAGACCCGGATCGTCGTTTAA
- the LOC101222713 gene encoding homeobox-leucine zipper protein HOX3 isoform X1: MAILPTSTSRLDLSISVPGFNSFSSALPPSVGRDLDMNKAPDEEEWMMGTMEEDEEINNNGSNNPRKKLRLTKEQSHLLEQSFRQNHTLNPKQKETLAEVLKLKPRQIEVWFQNRRARWYEMIRSKLKQTEMECEYLKRWFGLLTEQNKRLQKEVEELRAMKVAPPTVISPHSSEPLPASNLTMCPRCERVTTTTLDKTRIVV, from the exons ATGGCAATTTTACCCACCAGCACTTCAAGATTGGACCTCTCCATCTCTGTACCAGGcttcaattcattttcatcagcACTCCCTCCATCTG TAGGGAGAGATTTGGACATGAACAAAGCTCCAGATGAAGAGGAATGGATGATGGGAACtatggaagaagatgaagaaattaataacaatGGAAGCAATAATCCAAGGAAGAAACTACGTTTAACAAAGGAACAATCACATCTTCTTGAACAAAGCTTTAGACAAAACCATACCTTAAACCCA aAACAGAAGGAGACTTTGGcagaagtgttgaagttgaaacCAAGGCAGATTGAAGTTTGGTTTCAGAATCGAAGGGCCAG ATGGTATGAAATGATTAGGAGCAAGTTAAAACAAACGGAGATGGAATGTGAGTATCTAAAGAGATGGTTCGGGCTATTAACAGAACAAAACAAGAGACTACAAAAGGAGGTGGAGGAGCTAAGAGCAATGAAGGTGGCGCCCCCGACGGTGATTTCACCGCACAGCTCCGAGCCGCTGCCGGCGTCGAATCTCACAATGTGCCCACGCTGTGAGCGCGTGACAACCACCACCCTCGACAAGACCCGGATCGTCGTTTAA